A region from the Bacillus sp. (in: firmicutes) genome encodes:
- the dnaB gene encoding replicative DNA helicase, with amino-acid sequence MSDLFADRLPPHNIEAEQAVLGAIFLEPSSLTLASEILIPEDFYRNAHQKIFSVMLKLADEGKAIDLVTVTEELSASKQIEDVGGVSYLSELAASVPTAANIEYYAKIVEEKSLLRRLIRTATNIAQEGYTREDEVEELLSEAEKSIMEVAQRKNSGSFHNIKDVLVRTYDNIEMLHNRKGDVTGIPTGFTELDRMTAGFQRSDLIIVAARPSVGKTAFALNIAQNVATKTGENVAIFSLEMGAEQLVMRMLCAEGNINAQNLRTGSLTDEDWRKLTMAMGSLSNAGIFIDDTPGIRISEIRSKCRRLKQEHGLGMVLIDYLQLIQGSGRVKENRQQEVSEISRSLKALARELEVPVIALSQLSRGVEQRQDKRPMMSDIRESGSIEQDADIVAFLYRDDYYDKETENKNIIEIIIAKQRNGPVGTVQLAFVKEYNKFVNLERRFDEADIPPGA; translated from the coding sequence ATGAGTGATTTATTCGCCGATCGTCTACCTCCGCATAACATTGAAGCGGAGCAGGCTGTACTCGGTGCTATTTTTTTGGAGCCATCGTCTTTAACCCTTGCATCCGAAATTTTAATACCTGAAGATTTTTACCGTAACGCCCATCAAAAAATTTTCTCGGTTATGTTAAAACTAGCCGATGAAGGAAAGGCCATAGACTTAGTCACCGTTACCGAAGAATTGTCTGCATCCAAACAAATTGAAGACGTCGGTGGTGTTTCGTATTTAAGTGAATTAGCGGCATCGGTACCGACAGCTGCGAATATTGAATATTACGCCAAAATCGTTGAAGAAAAATCGTTGTTACGTCGTTTAATTCGAACAGCCACCAATATTGCCCAGGAAGGTTACACACGGGAAGACGAAGTCGAAGAACTGCTTAGCGAAGCAGAAAAAAGTATTATGGAAGTGGCTCAACGAAAAAATTCTGGCTCCTTCCATAATATTAAAGACGTTCTCGTTCGAACATACGATAATATTGAAATGCTGCATAACCGCAAAGGTGATGTAACGGGGATTCCAACCGGCTTTACCGAGCTTGATCGAATGACAGCTGGTTTTCAGCGGAGCGATTTAATTATTGTTGCTGCACGTCCATCGGTTGGTAAAACGGCTTTTGCCTTAAACATTGCTCAAAACGTAGCAACGAAAACGGGGGAAAATGTAGCGATTTTTAGTTTAGAGATGGGTGCGGAACAACTGGTCATGCGTATGCTTTGTGCAGAAGGAAATATAAACGCACAAAATTTACGTACAGGATCGCTAACTGATGAAGATTGGCGGAAGTTAACGATGGCGATGGGAAGTTTATCGAATGCAGGGATTTTTATAGATGATACGCCAGGGATACGAATTAGTGAAATTCGCTCGAAATGTCGCCGGTTAAAACAAGAACATGGACTAGGTATGGTGTTAATCGATTACTTGCAGCTCATCCAAGGAAGTGGACGCGTAAAAGAAAACCGTCAACAAGAAGTATCCGAAATTTCGCGTTCCTTAAAAGCACTTGCGCGTGAACTGGAAGTGCCGGTCATTGCTTTGTCCCAGCTTTCCCGTGGAGTAGAACAGCGACAAGACAAGCGGCCGATGATGTCTGATATTCGTGAGTCAGGAAGTATTGAGCAGGATGCGGATATTGTCGCCTTTTTATACCGCGATGACTATTATGATAAAGAGACGGAGAATAAAAATATTATTGAAATCATTATTGCGAAACAACGGAACGGTCCTGTAGGAACAGTTCAATTGGCGTTCGTAAAAGAGTACAATAAATTCGTTAATTTAGAACGTCGATTTGACGAAGCGGATATCCCGCCTGGTGCTTAA
- a CDS encoding adenylosuccinate synthase: MSSVVVVGTQWGDEGKGKITDFLSENAEVIARYQGGNNAGHTIRFNGETYKLHLIPSGIFYSDKICVIGNGMVVDPKALVKELQYLHEKGISTDNLRISNRAHVILPYHIKLDEVEEERKGANKIGTTKKGIGPAYMDKAARVGIRIADLLDREVFEEKLARNLKEKNRLLERFYETEGFTLEEILDEYYEYGQQFKQYVCDTSVVLNDALDEGRRVLFEGAQGVMLDIDQGTYPFVTSSNPVAGGVTIGSGVGPTKIQHVVGVSKAYTTRVGDGPFPTELNNEIGDRIREVGREYGTTTGRPRRVGWFDSVVVRHARRVSGITDLSLNSLDVLTGIETLKICVAYRYKGQIIEEFPASLKVLSECEPVYEELPGWTEDITGCKTLDELPANARHYVERVSQLTGIPLSIFSVGPDRSQTNVVRSVWAQR; this comes from the coding sequence ATGTCATCAGTAGTAGTTGTAGGAACTCAATGGGGCGACGAAGGAAAAGGAAAAATTACTGATTTCTTATCCGAAAACGCCGAAGTGATTGCTCGTTATCAAGGTGGAAATAACGCAGGCCATACGATTCGGTTTAACGGAGAAACATATAAATTACATTTAATTCCTTCCGGGATTTTTTATTCGGATAAAATTTGTGTAATAGGAAATGGGATGGTCGTTGACCCGAAAGCACTAGTGAAAGAATTACAATATTTACATGAAAAAGGTATTTCAACAGACAACTTACGCATTAGCAATCGGGCGCATGTTATTTTACCGTACCATATAAAACTGGACGAAGTCGAAGAAGAACGGAAAGGTGCGAATAAAATCGGGACAACAAAAAAAGGGATTGGTCCGGCTTATATGGATAAAGCGGCTCGTGTAGGAATTCGTATCGCTGACCTTCTTGACCGTGAAGTGTTTGAAGAGAAATTAGCACGTAACTTAAAAGAAAAAAACCGTTTATTAGAACGGTTCTATGAAACAGAAGGCTTTACGCTTGAAGAAATTTTAGACGAATATTATGAGTACGGACAGCAATTTAAGCAATACGTATGTGATACGTCCGTTGTTTTAAACGACGCCCTCGATGAAGGACGTAGAGTTCTTTTTGAAGGGGCTCAAGGGGTTATGCTAGACATCGATCAAGGAACGTATCCATTTGTTACATCGTCCAATCCGGTAGCTGGTGGCGTCACCATTGGTTCAGGTGTTGGTCCAACGAAAATTCAACATGTTGTAGGCGTGTCGAAAGCGTATACGACTCGTGTTGGCGATGGACCGTTCCCGACGGAATTAAATAATGAAATTGGCGACCGTATTCGAGAAGTCGGTCGCGAGTATGGAACAACGACAGGTCGACCTCGTCGTGTCGGTTGGTTTGACAGTGTCGTCGTTCGTCATGCCCGTCGCGTTAGTGGTATTACCGACTTATCGCTTAACTCTTTAGACGTTTTAACAGGCATCGAGACGCTAAAAATTTGTGTGGCGTATCGTTATAAGGGGCAAATCATCGAAGAGTTTCCAGCAAGCTTAAAAGTATTATCCGAATGTGAACCGGTTTACGAAGAGTTACCAGGATGGACAGAAGACATTACAGGCTGTAAGACGTTAGACGAACTACCGGCGAATGCCCGCCATTATGTTGAACGTGTTTCCCAATTAACAGGCATACCGTTATCGATTTTCTCTGTAGGTCCTGACCGTTCACAAACAAATGTTGTTCGTAGTGTTTGGGCTCAACGATAA
- the rplI gene encoding 50S ribosomal protein L9, translating into MKVIFLKDVKGKGKKGEVKNVADGYAQNFLIKNGYAIEATPSNLKTLEAQKRKEQKMAQQELEEAKKLKETLENITVEISAKAGDGGRLFGSVTSKQIAEELKASHNIKIDKRKIELNDAIRALGFTKVPVKLHSEVTATLTVHVKEQN; encoded by the coding sequence ATGAAAGTCATTTTCTTAAAAGATGTTAAAGGGAAAGGAAAAAAAGGTGAAGTAAAAAACGTTGCGGACGGATACGCTCAAAACTTTTTAATAAAAAATGGTTATGCAATCGAAGCGACTCCATCTAACTTAAAGACATTAGAAGCGCAAAAAAGAAAAGAACAAAAGATGGCCCAACAAGAATTAGAAGAAGCGAAAAAATTAAAAGAAACACTCGAAAACATCACGGTAGAAATTTCGGCAAAAGCAGGTGATGGCGGTCGTTTATTTGGTTCTGTTACAAGTAAACAAATCGCAGAGGAATTAAAAGCCTCTCATAATATTAAAATTGATAAGCGTAAAATTGAATTAAATGATGCTATTCGTGCCCTTGGCTTTACAAAAGTACCGGTCAAGTTACATTCAGAAGTAACGGCTACGTTGACCGTACATGTAAAAGAACAAAACTAA